The genomic DNA AGTGTTTCTTCGACCACCAAAGCAGACCCGTTACGTTTACGCTTAGATGCCGATAACGGCGTGATTTTTGCTGTCGATCCAAATGGTGAAGTTGCTGCCTATCAGGGCAAACAACGCTTGTGGCAGAAAAAAGTGTCTAAGCTGGGCTTAAGCTCGGGTATAGAAGCAGCCGAAGGCATGGTGGTGGTCGGTAATAAAAAAGGTCAACTATTTGCTCTGGATCAGGCCACAGGTGAGCAAAAGTGGACAGCCCAGTTATCGGGTGCCATTTTATCTGCGTCACTTATTCAGTCCGGTCGTGTCATTACGGTTAGCAATGATGACACTGTCTATGCGCATGATCTGGCTACTGGTCAGCAAGTCTGGACTTATAATCTGCCGAATGTACAGTTTAGCTTGCGTGGTGTTGCGACACCGGTTGCGCTTGATCCGCGTACTGTACTGATTGCTTCATCCAATGCCTATATTTATGCGCTGGATATCATTAGTGGTGTGCCGCGTATGCAGCGTCGTGTTGCTGTGAGTGATGGACGTTCGGATATTCAGCGTCTGAATGATCTGGATGGCGATCCTGTTGTGGCTGGACAATTTCTGGTAACAACCAGCTACCAAGGACAGGTAACGGTGATGGATCTGGCGAGCCAACAAGTGGTGTGGAGCGAAGATGCCAGCAGTATCCAACGCCCGGAAGTCTTTAATAACACCGTTTATGTGGCTCAAGCCGATGGAAAAATTACCGCTTATTCACTGACCGCCGGTGAACAATTGTGGCAAAATGACAGTTTACTGAATCGCCAGCTCAGCAATCCGGTAATTCTGGGTCAGGATCTGGTGGTGGGTGATCTGGATGGCGTATTGCATCTCATTGATCCGGCTACAGGCCAGCTGATTGGTCGTTCAAAAACCAGTGGTGAAGTGCGTACCCTGCGTGTAATTGATAACCAACTTTATGTAGCGACCCGTAAGGGGGCTTTAAGCATTTGGCAGAACCGTTAAATTTTTTTTCAGCCTTATGTTAAACTAAGCTAACCGTATTTTTTTTACACGGGGGATTGAGTGTTCAATGCCCCGTGTTTTATTTATTTTTGGCTAATTATTTCTTCCATTGTTTCTGATTGTTCAGACCAGACCTACTGGCTGATCTTGAATAAAGGTTAATCTATGAAACCCGTAATTGCGCTCATTGGTCGTCCGAACGTCGGAAAATCAACGTTGTTTAACCAGATCACCAAGAGCCGTGATGCGCTTGTTGCTGACTTTGCCGGTCTGACCCGTGACCGTAAGTATGGCGATGCGACATATCAAAATAAATCATTCATCGTTGTCGATACTGGCGGTATTGGTGAAACTGAAGGTGGAATTGACTCCTACATGGCTGAACAGTCCAAAACAGCCATTCATGAAGCCGACATAATCATCTTTGTGGTAGACGCGCGTGCCGGATTGCTGGCATCTGATGAGCAGATTGCACGTGATTTGCGTACCTTGGGCAAAAAAGTCTTCCTGGTTGCCAATAAAGTAGATGGTGTACATGCTGAAGCTGCACTGGGTGAATTCTACAAACTGGGTATGGGTGAGCCACTACAAGTTGCTGCCAGTCATGGCCGTGGCGTACAGCAAATGCTTGAAGAAGTATTGCAAGATGTGCCTGAAGATGAAAACCTTGATGAACATGACCGTGACACAGGCTTGCGTCTGGCAATTATTGGTCGTCCAAACGTGGGTAAATCGACACTGGTCAACCGTCTTCTAGGTGAAGAACGTGTGGTGGCATTTGACCAGCCTGGTACAACACGTGACTCGATTTATATTCCATTCGAACGTGATGGCCGTAAGTACACCCTGATTGATACTGCCGGTGTACGTCGTAAAGGTAAAGTTGATGAAATGATCGAGAAATTCTCGATTGTGAAAACTTTACAGGCCATGAAAGATGCACATGTTGTAGTGATTGTTGTCGATGCGCGTGAAGGGATTGTCGAGCAAGATTTGCATTTAATTGGTTATGCGATTGAAGCCGGTCGTGCGATGGTGATTGCGATCAACAAATGGGACAACATGTCCGAGTATGATCGTAAGCAATGCAAGCTGGATGTGGAACGACGCTTTGACTTTATTCCTTGGGCGAAGATTCACTTGATCTCTGCACTGCATGGTACGGGTGTCGGTGATCTTTATCCATCAATTCACCGAGCTTATGATTCTTCACATCTGAAAGTGTCACCGGCAAAAATCACGCAAATTTTGAATGATGCAACCGATGCACATCATCCACCGAAAGTTCAAGGTCGTGCCATCAAAATGCGTTATGCACATATTGGTGGTCAGAACCCGCCGACGATTGTCATTCATGGGAACAAGGTGGATAAAACCCCTGCGGATTATCGCCGTTATCTGGAAAACGTGTTCCGTAAAGTGTACAAGCTTGAAGGTACACCGGTGAAAATTGAGTTTAAAACCTCAGAAAACCCGTTTGAAGGGCGTAAATCTCAGCTTGATGAACGTACTGCAGCACGTAAGCGTCGTTATGTTCAGAAGTTTAAGAAAGCCGAGAAGAAATTTAAACGTGGTTAAAGACCAGCTTTAAATGGTATTCAAAAAGCCCAAAGTGATCTTTGGGCTTTTTTCTTTTAAAATATACTTCTATTTTTGACAGGTGATCTTGGTGAGCAGACGGATACGGTTAGAAGTAAATGCACTGGAGCAGATCGTTCATTTGGATCATGTACTTGATCGCAAGAGCAAAATTCAGTTGCAAAAACAGCAAATCCATCACTTTCGCAATCAATTACTTTCCGAGCAATTGCAGGTCACGATTCAGCAAGAGCAGTTGACGACTACTGAATATGGTAAACCGTATTTAATTAATTTTCCTGAATTTTATTTTAATCATAGTCATAGCCAAAAAAATTATGCTTTAGCCACCAGTCATACTATGCCTGATATCGGGGTGGATATTGAAGATCTGGATCGCAAGGTTAGATTTGAAGCGCTGGCGAATCATGCATTTCATCCTGATGAATTAAAATACTGGAACGAATCGCAACATGAGTCAGAATATTGGTTCAAAGTCTGGACCACCAAAGAAGCAGTATTGAAAGCTGCGGGACTGGGCGTGCGCTTAAATTTAAATGAGTTAAATACTTTCGTTCATCCAGTACATAATGGCGGATTGTGTAGTCATCCTTTAATTGGAACATTTGCTTATCAAAACTTTCATTTGGGGCATGTCATGCTTACGGTTGCCTGGCGTTCAGAAGCCTCCTGTAAGGGGTTTAGCTTTCCTGAAATAAAAATAATTTTGTCATCTTAAAATATGTGGTTCTTATTCATGCCGCTATAAGGTCATAACAGCTTTGAAGTCCAAGATTGATCTGGATAAACACAAA from Acinetobacter sp. CS-2 includes the following:
- the bamB gene encoding outer membrane protein assembly factor BamB, encoding MDRKYKIPFALTILTFALAGCSTNKIKVEEVKPNPLPKLVQAKTLVPVFSQSVSSTTKADPLRLRLDADNGVIFAVDPNGEVAAYQGKQRLWQKKVSKLGLSSGIEAAEGMVVVGNKKGQLFALDQATGEQKWTAQLSGAILSASLIQSGRVITVSNDDTVYAHDLATGQQVWTYNLPNVQFSLRGVATPVALDPRTVLIASSNAYIYALDIISGVPRMQRRVAVSDGRSDIQRLNDLDGDPVVAGQFLVTTSYQGQVTVMDLASQQVVWSEDASSIQRPEVFNNTVYVAQADGKITAYSLTAGEQLWQNDSLLNRQLSNPVILGQDLVVGDLDGVLHLIDPATGQLIGRSKTSGEVRTLRVIDNQLYVATRKGALSIWQNR
- the der gene encoding ribosome biogenesis GTPase Der, producing the protein MKPVIALIGRPNVGKSTLFNQITKSRDALVADFAGLTRDRKYGDATYQNKSFIVVDTGGIGETEGGIDSYMAEQSKTAIHEADIIIFVVDARAGLLASDEQIARDLRTLGKKVFLVANKVDGVHAEAALGEFYKLGMGEPLQVAASHGRGVQQMLEEVLQDVPEDENLDEHDRDTGLRLAIIGRPNVGKSTLVNRLLGEERVVAFDQPGTTRDSIYIPFERDGRKYTLIDTAGVRRKGKVDEMIEKFSIVKTLQAMKDAHVVVIVVDAREGIVEQDLHLIGYAIEAGRAMVIAINKWDNMSEYDRKQCKLDVERRFDFIPWAKIHLISALHGTGVGDLYPSIHRAYDSSHLKVSPAKITQILNDATDAHHPPKVQGRAIKMRYAHIGGQNPPTIVIHGNKVDKTPADYRRYLENVFRKVYKLEGTPVKIEFKTSENPFEGRKSQLDERTAARKRRYVQKFKKAEKKFKRG
- a CDS encoding 4'-phosphopantetheinyl transferase family protein yields the protein MSRRIRLEVNALEQIVHLDHVLDRKSKIQLQKQQIHHFRNQLLSEQLQVTIQQEQLTTTEYGKPYLINFPEFYFNHSHSQKNYALATSHTMPDIGVDIEDLDRKVRFEALANHAFHPDELKYWNESQHESEYWFKVWTTKEAVLKAAGLGVRLNLNELNTFVHPVHNGGLCSHPLIGTFAYQNFHLGHVMLTVAWRSEASCKGFSFPEIKIILSS